In Drosophila yakuba strain Tai18E2 chromosome X, Prin_Dyak_Tai18E2_2.1, whole genome shotgun sequence, a single genomic region encodes these proteins:
- the LOC6524653 gene encoding programmed cell death protein 4: MEVESNNKRATNGGRHSTPPAESDSKESSVERELNGEIEAVELNGSGGGGHSNGHIKKPLPVEDGRIKRKAKRLIQRQNSSGGSPNQTNGNGAAAAGGASAMPLAINGILPSPGGYVVPHRRWKNSRRSRNLNRGRGLPKKGGGGGKGVWGLPGSEALAEVYEDENDPNYDSECNDRNVELREVITEVTPEEFFKLAEPIVLEYYEHGDPHEVALSFDEILQGPMREHITSILVEIAMDHKDSQREMTSVLISDLYGRVITGKDIEKGFNMLLANLPDLVLDTPEAPIMLGNFMARAVADDCIPPKFVTKSAEELKLLELGEHAEQALRRADSLIYKQVWAHLDNVWGMGGPLRPVKTITKQMELLLKEYLSSRDVAEAQRCLRALEVPHYHHELVYEAIVMTLESLSQTTEEAMCELLKQLDLTCLVLPAGMEQGFLRAFDDMADIVLDVPLAYIILDRFVERCNRAGFLTDKIINNVPSRGRKRFVSEGDGGHVKPATLPMRD; this comes from the exons ATGGAAGTGGAATCGAATAACAAACGCGCCACCAACGGCGGCCGTCACTCCACTCCACCGGCGGAGTCCGATTCCAAGGAGAGTTCCGTCGAGCGGGAGCTGAACGGGGAGATCGAGGCGGTGGAGCTGAATGGGAGTGGTGGTGGCGGTCACTCGAACGGGCATATCAAGAAGCCGCTGCCTGTCGAGGACGGCAGGATTAAGCGTAAGGCGAAGCGGCTCATCCAAAGACAGAATAGCTCCGGCGGCAGTCCCAATCAAACTAATGGAAATGgagctgctgccgctggcgGAGCAAGTGCAATGCCGCTGGCAATCAACGGCATCTTACCGTCGCCCGGTGGCTATGTGGTGCCACATCGCCGCTGGAAGAACAGCCGGCGTTCGCGAAACCTAAATCGTGGCCGCGGACTGCCCAAGAAgggtggtggcggcggcaaAGGAGTCTGGGGATTGCCCGGTTCGGAGGCTCTGGCTGAGGTCTATGAGGACGAGAATGATCCCAACTACGATAGTGAGTGCAACGATCGTAATGTGGAGCTGCGCGAGGTGATTACTGAGGTTACACCCGAGGAGTTCTTTAAACTGGCGGAGCCCATTGTCTTGGAGTACTACGAGCACGGGGATCCGCACGAGGTGGCATTGAGCTTCGATGAGATACTGCAGGGTCCGATGCGCGAGCACATCACCAGCATTCTCGTAGAGATTGCCATGGATCACAAGGATTCTCAGCGTGAGATGACCTCGGTGCTGATCTCTGACCTGTATGGACGGGTTATTACCGGCAAGGATATTGAGAAGGGCTTTAACatgctgttggccaatctACCGGATCTCGTCCTTGACACTCCAGAGGCGCCAATCATGCTCGGCAACTTTATGGCCCGCGCCGTGGCTGATGACTGCATTCCGCCCAAGTTTGTGACAAAGTCGGCGGAGGAGCTCAAGCTCCTGGAACTTGGCGAACATGCCGAACAGGCCCTCCGCCGTGCCGACTCGCTGATCTACAAGCAGGTGTGGGCCCATTTGGACAATGTCTGGGGCATGGGTGGGCCACTGCGTCCCGTGAAGACGATCACCAAGCAGATGGAGCTACTGCTTAAGGAGTACTTATCCTCGCGTGACGTGGCCGAGGCACAGCGCTGTCTGCGTGCCCTCGAGGTGCCGCACTATCATCATGAGCTCGTCTACGAGGCGATTGTCATGACACTGGAGTCACTTAGCCAGACCACCGAGGAGGCCATGTGCGAGCTGCTCAAGCAGCTAGATCTCACCTGCCTGGTGCTTCCCGCGGGCATGGAGCAG GGTTTCTTGCGCGCCTTCGACGACATGGCGGACATCGTTCTGGATGTGCCCCTGGCCTATATAATACTCGATCGTTTCGTCGAACGCTGCAATCGCGCCGGATTCCTTACCGACAAGATTATAAACAATGTGCCATCGCG
- the LOC6524654 gene encoding gametocyte-specific factor 1 homolog: MSALPNVEEYVICPYDSAHRILPVRLTYHLTRCAKNFPSAKLVRCPYNSTHLHSVANMQNHIIECPNRSAAERFNLPDVLPPVEPRAREFLIESAEDWDAEPPVQTYNPAAHCEKELIIRNLQGAPPAARRAFRESERRRFREKNQF, encoded by the exons ATGTCTGCGCTTCCTAATGTTGAGGAGTATGTCATTTGTCCATACGATAGTGCTCATCGTATATTGCCGGTCCGCTTGACCTATCATTTGACTCGTTGTGCCAAGAACTTTCCATCGGCCAAGTTAGTCCGCTGTCCATATAATAGCACCCATCTACACTCGGTAGCCAATATGCAG AATCATATCATCGAGTGCCCCAATCGATCAGCCGCGGAGCGATTTAATCTGCCGGACGTCTTGCCGCCTGTGGAACCGCGAGCACGTGAATTTCTGATCGAAAGTGCTGAGGACTGGGATGCCGAACCGCCAGTTCAAACTTACAATCCGGCAGCTCACTGTGAGAAGGAGCTCATCATCCGTAATTTGCAAGGAGCTCCGCCCGCCGCTCGTCGGGCATTCCGCGAAAGCGAACGCCGGCGATTCAGAGAAAAGAATCAGTTTTAG
- the LOC6524655 gene encoding probable RNA 3'-terminal phosphate cyclase-like protein has protein sequence MPPIAQEGNCLIYRGSNFLKQRLILACLSGKPVKISQIRSEDETAPGLREYEISLIRLLDKITNGTKIELNPAGTSVMFSPGLLHGGQIHHDCCVQRGIGYFLDALIALGPFCKNPLQCTLRGVTNSKDSPSVDHIKGAALSLLKRFLLVDEGLELKVVRRGVAPLGGGEIIFRCPVRKSLRAIQFQSQGMVKRIRGTVYACKVSPAMANRTVEAAKGCMLKFLPDVYIYTDQNKGKMSGNSPGFGICLIAETTDGVCFAADCCSNTREESDTPSIPEDLGKEVALRLLDEIYRGGCVDSSYQWLAALYIALGQKHVSKFLTGALSNYTVHFLQHLRDFFSITFKLENPEAEDEDEAEDVRGAQKVLMACVGIGYTNINKRVT, from the exons ATGCCGCCCATTGCCCAGGAGGGCAATTGCCTCATTTACCGCGGCAGCAACTTTCTCAAGCAGCGCCTAATCCTCGCCTGCCTGTCGGGCAAACCAGTGAAGATCAGTCAAATCCGTTCGGAGGACGAAACGGCACCCGGTCTGCGGGAATACGAGATAAGTTTAATCCGCCTGCTGGACAAGATCACCAATGGAACCAAGATCGAATTAAATCCCGCCGGCACGAGTGTCATGTTCTCACCAGGTTTACTGCATGGCGGTCAGATTCATCATGATTGCTGTGTCCAGCGTGGAATTGGTTACTTTCTGGACGCGCTAATAGCCTTGGGTCCATTTTGCAAGAATCCACTACAGTGCACCCTGCGCGGTGTGACCAACAGCAAGGACTCGCCATCCGTCGACCATATCAAAGGTGCAGCCCTGTCACTGCTCAAGCGATTCCTCCTAGTCGACGAGGGCCTCGAACTCAAGGTTGTTCGGCGTGGAGTTGCTCCTCTGGGCGGCGGCGAGATCATCTTCAGGTGTCCGGTGCGAAAGAGCCTGCGAGCCATTCAATTCCAGTCACAAGGCATGGTTAAACGCATCCGGGGCACTGTTTATGCCTGCAAAGTTTCGCCGGCGATGGCCAATCGCACCGTGGAGGCGGCTAAGGGATGTATGCTAAAGTTCCTGCCGGATGTGTATATCTACACAGATCAGAACAAGGGCAAGATGTCCGGTAATTCGCCCGGATTTGGCATTTGCCTGATTGCAGAGACGACGGACGGTGTGTGCTTCGCCGCCGATTGCTGTTCCAACACAAGAGAGGAGTCT gaTACTCCCTCCATACCTGAAGATCTGGGCAAAGAGGTGGCTCTGCGTTTGCTGGACGAGATATACCGAGGTGGCTGTGTGGACTCCAGCTATCAATGGCTGGCAGCACTCTATATAGCACTGGGGCAAAAACATGTCTCCAAATTCCTCACAG GTGCCCTGTCCAATTACACCGTTCACTTTCTGCAACATCTGCGCGACTTCTTCTCGATCACCTTCAAGCTGGAGAATCCCGAGgcggaggacgaggacgaagcGGAGGATGTGCGTGGAGCCCAAAAGGTCCTTATGGCATGTGTCGGGATTGGCTACACGAACATAAATAAGCGCGTTACATAA
- the LOC6524656 gene encoding vitellogenin-3: MSLRLCLLATCLLVAAHASKDGSNSQLKPTKWLTASELENVPSLNDITWERLENQPLEQGAKMIEKIYHVGQIKHDLTPSFVPSPSNVPVWIVKSNGQKVECKLNNYVETAKAQPGFGEDEVTIVLTGLPQSSPAQKKAMRKLVQAYVQKNNLQQLQKNAQEQQQQLKSSDYDYTSSEEAADQWKSAKAASGDLIIIDLGSTLTNFKRYAMLDVQNTGAMIGQTLIDLTNKGVPQEIIHLIGQGISAHVAGAAGNKYTAQTGHKLRRITGLDPAKVLSKRPQILGGLSRGDADFVDAIHTSTFAMGTPIRCGDVDFYPNGPSTGVPGSENVIEAVARATRYFAESVRPGSERNFPSVPANSLKQYKEQDGFGKRAYMGLQVDFDLRGDYILEVNPKSPFGQRTPAHKQAAYHGVHHAQN; encoded by the exons ATGAGTCTGCGCCTTTGCCTGCTGGCCACCTGCCTCCTGGTGGCGGCCCATGCCTCCAAGGATGGCTCCAACAGCCAGCTGAAGCCCACCAAGTGGCTGACCGCCTCCGAGCTGGAGAACGTGCCCTCCCTCAACGACATCACCTGGGAGCGTTTGGAGAACCAGCCCCTGGAGCAGGGTGCCAAGATGATCGAGAAGATCT ACCACGTTGGCCAAATCAAGCACGATCTGACCCCCAGCTTTGTGCCCAGCCCCAGCAACGTGCCCGTCTGGATCGTGAAGTCCAACGGACAGAAGGTTGAGTGCAAGTTGAACAACTACGTGGAGACGGCCAAGGCACAGCCCGGTTTCGGCGAGGATGAGGTCACCATTGTCCTGACCGGTCTGCCCCAGAGCAGTCCCGCCCAGAAGAAGGCCATGCGCAAACTGGTCCAGGCCTACGTCCAGAAGAACAAcctccagcagctgcagaagaacgcccaggagcagcagcagcagctcaagAGCAGCGACTACGACTACACCAGCAGCGAGGAGGCCGCCGACCAATGGAAGTCCGCCAAGGCCGCCAGCGGCGATTTGATC ATCATCGACCTCGGCTCCACCCTGACCAACTTCAAGCGCTACGCGATGCTGGATGTGCAGAACACCGGTGCCATGATCGGCCAGACCCTGATCGATCTGACCAACAAGGGTGTGCCCCAGGAGATCATCCACCTGATCGGCCAGGGAATCAGCGCCCATGTCGCCGGAGCTGCTGGCAACAAGTACACCGCCCAAACCGGACACAAGCTGCGTCGCATCACCGGTCTGGATCCCGCCAAGGTGCTGTCCAAGCGTCCCCAGATCCTCGGTGGTCTGTCCCGCGGCGATGCCGACTTCGTTGATGCCATCCACACTTCGACCTTCGCCATGGGCACCCCCATTCGTTGCGGCGATGTTGACTTCTACCCCAACGGACCCTCCACCGGTGTTCCCGGATCCGAGAATGTGATTGAAGCTGTGGCCCGTGCCACCCGCTACTTTGCCGAGTCCGTGCGTCCCGGTAGCGAGCGCAACTTCCCCTCCGTTCCGGCCAACTCCCTGAAGCAGTACAAGGAGCAGGATGGCTTCGGCAAGCGCGCCTACATGGGTCTCCAGGTCGACTTCGATCTGCGCGGTGACTACATCCTGGAGGTCAACCCCAAGAGCCCCTTCGGTCAGCGTACCCCCGCCCACAAGCAGGCCGCCTACCACGGCGTTCACCACGCCCAGAACTAG